CGCCGGTCGGGCCGCACGCGCTGTGAAGCGCTGGTTCGACCGGTCGTCCGCGGCCCTACTGCTGGTCCTGCTCCTGCCGCTGCTGCTCGGGGTGGCCGTCGCGGTCAAGCTCGACGGCGGGCCGGTGTTCTTCCGCCAGATCCGCGTCGGGCGCCACGGCGAGACGTTCCGGATGGTCAAGTTCCGGTCGATGGTCGTGGACGCGGAGAAGCTGCGCGCCGACCTGGTCACCATGAACGAGGGCGCGGGGCCGCTGTTCACGATGCGCCGCGACCCGCGGGTCACCGCGGTGGGGCAGTGGCTGCGCCGCTACTCCCTCGACGAGCTCCCGCAGCTGTTCAACGTGCTCGGCGGGTCGATGTCGCTGGTCGGGCCGCGCCCGCCGCTGCCGGCGGAGGTCGAGGGCTACTCCACCGAGACCCACCGGCGCCTGCACGTGCGTCCGGGGCTGACCGGGCTGTGGCAGGTCAGCGGGCGCAGCGACCTGTCGTGGGACGAGTCGATCCGGCTCGACCTGCGCTACGTGGAGAACTGGTCGCTGGCGCTGGACGCGCTGATCCTGTGGAAGACCGTCGGGGCCGTGCTCCGCGGCGACGGCGCCTACTGACCCTCCCGGCGCAGGCCCACCTCCGGCCCGACGCCACCACCGCCCACCCGACGAGCGAGGAGAACCGATGAGCACCCCACCACCCGACGCAGCCGCACCGGCCCGGACCCTCGCCGGCCCGCACCTCCTCGACGGGCCGGCGTCGTGACCACCCGCACCCCGGCGGGGTCGACCACCTCCACGACGCGGGGCGGGACCGGCGTGAGCGGCCGCGACCTGCGATCCATCGGGGTGTTCACCGCCGTCGCGTTCGCGCTCTCCTGGCTGCTCGCGCTGCCGCTCTGGTTCGGCGAGGGGCTCGCCTCCCCGTGGTTCCCGCTGGTGTCCGTCTCCGTCATGGCGACCCCCGCCGTCGCCGCTCTCGTCGTCGTGTTCGTCGTGGAACGGCCGCGGCACCGGGCGAGGACGCTCGGGCTGTGGCCGTTGACGCCGGTCCGGAGGCTGCTCGGCTTCGCCGCACTGGGGATCGTCGTGCCCATCGCGCTCGTCCTGGTGGCGCTCCCGATCGGTGCACTGCTCGGCGTCTACCCGGCCGACGTCGTCGGCTTCTCCGCGTTCCAGCAGCTCCGCGACGAGCAGGCGGCCGCCGCAGGTGCGGGCGGGCTCCCGATCTCGACCGGTGCGCTCGTCGCCCTCCAGCTCGCCGTACTCCCGGTGGCGGCCGTCATCAACCTCGTACCGGCCCTCGGGGAGGAGCTGGGCTGGCGGGGCTGGTTGCTCCCGAAGCTGATGCCGCTCGGCCCGGTGCCGGCGATCCTGGTCTCCGGCGTGCTGTGGGGCGTGTGGCACGCCCCGCTCGTCCTCCTCGGGTACAACTACCCGACCGCGCCGGGCTGGCTCGGCGTGACCGCGATGGTCGGCACCTGCATCCTGCTCGGAGCGGTCTTCGGCTGGCTCCGGCTCCGGTCGGGTTCGGTGTGGCCCGCCGCCCTCGCCCACGCCTCGATCAACGGGGCGGCCGGGAGCTCCCTGCTCTTCGCCGCCGCAGGCGAGCCCGTCGACACCACGCAGGCCACGATCCTCGGCTGGAGCGGGTGGATCGTGCCGTTCGCCCTCGTCGCGGTCCTCGTCGCGACCGGGCGGTTCGCTCCGGCCGAGCCCTCGTCCGCCCCGCAGCCGGGGACGG
This sequence is a window from Pseudonocardia petroleophila. Protein-coding genes within it:
- a CDS encoding CPBP family intramembrane glutamic endopeptidase; protein product: MTTRTPAGSTTSTTRGGTGVSGRDLRSIGVFTAVAFALSWLLALPLWFGEGLASPWFPLVSVSVMATPAVAALVVVFVVERPRHRARTLGLWPLTPVRRLLGFAALGIVVPIALVLVALPIGALLGVYPADVVGFSAFQQLRDEQAAAAGAGGLPISTGALVALQLAVLPVAAVINLVPALGEELGWRGWLLPKLMPLGPVPAILVSGVLWGVWHAPLVLLGYNYPTAPGWLGVTAMVGTCILLGAVFGWLRLRSGSVWPAALAHASINGAAGSSLLFAAAGEPVDTTQATILGWSGWIVPFALVAVLVATGRFAPAEPSSAPQPGTASPHP